One Alnus glutinosa chromosome 3, dhAlnGlut1.1, whole genome shotgun sequence genomic region harbors:
- the LOC133862327 gene encoding rhodanese-like domain-containing protein 4, chloroplastic, with product MEALNAASLTPLSVLCDKKKEPRKITSPPTTFPLKFSNSATFNTTPSTLQECLSRGFQGGLVLLSSAFSTGLARALSYEEALKQSGNAAAGDFDASGVLDSVLNFGTENPAVIAGGAAILVVPVVLSQVLKKSKPWGIESAKSAYAKLGDDANAQLLDIRAPVEFRQVGSPDIRDLRKKPVSIVYRGEEKPGFLKKLSLKFKEPENTTLFILDKFDGTSELVAELVTVNGFKAAYAIKDGAEGPQGWMNSGLPWVPPRKALSLDLSNLTDAIGGAIGEGADAVSLTLGIAAAAGLGLLAFSEIETILQILGSAAFVQFASKKLLFAEDRKETLQQVDEFLNTKVAPKELADDIKQIGKAILPLTVTSKALPAPTEAIPEPATTDNTIQKAEAAPEPNVETAGQSSPEINSVPKTEVKAESLHGFSKSLSPYPYYPDLKPPTSPTPSQP from the exons ATGGAGGCCCTGAATGCAGCAAGCTTGACTCCCTTGTCTGttctttgtgacaaaaaaaaagaacccaGAAAAATCACATCTCCCCCTACAACTTTTCCACTTAAGTTCTCAAATTCTGCTACTTTTAATACCACCCCATCAACTTTACAAGAATGTTTATCAAGGGGTTTTCAAGGGGGTCTAGTCCTTTTATCTTCAGCTTTCAGTACTGGGCTTGCCAGAGCTTTATCCTATGAGGAAGCACTTAAACAGTCTGGGAATGCCGCAGCTGGGGACTTTGATGCAAGTGGGGTTCTTGATAGTGTTTTAAATTTTGGAACAGAAAATCCTGCAGTTATAGCGGGTGGCGCCGCCATTCTGGTGGTTCCGGTGGTATTATCTCAAGTTCTGAAGAAGTCTAAACCATGGGGCATTGAGTCTGCAAAAAGTGCTTATGCAAAATTAGGTGATGATGCGAATGCTCAGTTGCTTGATATAAGAGCACCAGTGGAATTTAGGCAAGTGGGTAGCCCAGATATCCGGGATTTGAGGAAGAAACCGGTGTCTATTGTTTATAGAGGGGAAGAGAAGCCTGGGTTCTTAAAGAAGCTTTCTTTAAAGTTCAAGGAACCAGAAAATACTACACTGTTCATTTTAGACAA ATTTGATGGAACTTCTGAACTGGTTGCGGAGTTGGTCACTGTAAATGGATTCAAAGCTGCGTATGCAATAAAAGATGGAGCAGAAGGACCCCAAGGATGGATG AATAGCGGTCTTCCTTGGGTACCACCAAGAAAAGCATTGAGTCTTGATCTTAGCAATTTGACAGATGCTATTGGTGGTGCAATTGGA GAGGGTGCAGATGCCGTGTCTCTTACCCTTGGGATTGCTGCAGCCGCTGGATTAGGTTTATTGGCTTTTTCAGAG ATAGAAACAATACTCCAAATATTAGGCTCAGCCGCATTTGTTCAGTTTGCAAGTAAGAAACTCCTATTTGCTGAG GATCGAAAGGAAACTCTCCAACAAGTGGATGAATTCTTGAACACAAAGGTTGCCCCTAAAGAGCTTGCTGATGATATAAAG CAAATTGGAAAGGCTATTCTACCATTAACTGTGACTAGCAAAGCTCTTCCTGCACCTACTGAGGCAATCCCAGAGCCCGCTACTACTGATAATACTATACAAAAAGCAGAAGCAGCTCCAGAGCCAAATGTAGAAACAGCTGGACAATCCAGTCCTGAGATAAACTCAGTGCCCAAAACTGAAGTTAAAGCAGAATCACTTCATGGATTTTCAAAATCACTTTCTCCATATCCATAT TATCCGGATTTGAAGCCTCCAACATCTCCTACACCATCGCAGCCCTAG
- the LOC133862329 gene encoding zinc finger CCCH domain-containing protein 1-like isoform X1, translating to MADSGENQQPEQVCNFFRKPSRNKNIRKRTVDEDEEEDSKTEGSFLHSQKKTLKPDNKLYFSSGSSKNNTSTEAKRESENPVFQFESSKEIQVEHDSRATATLETETDFSKDSRAFREKALKQAEEALKGKGKSSGDDKLYKGIHGYTDYKAGFRREQTISSEKAGGAHGPLRASAHIRVSARFDYQPDICKDYKETGYCGYGDSCKFMHDRGDYKSGWQIEKEWEEAEKARKRNLALGVDDVDDGGVDPGDEDDDDSLPFACFICRQPFVDPVLTKCKHYFCEHCALKHHSKNKKCFVCNQPTLGIFNTAHEIRKRMAAEGK from the exons atgGCTGATTCAGGGGAAAATCAACAGCCCGAACAAG TCTGCAACTTCTTCAGAAAGCCGTCAAGAAataaaaacatcagaaaacgaACAGTTGATGAAGACGAAGAGGAGGATTCAAAAACAGAAGGCTCATTCTTACATAGTCAGAAGAAAACCTTAAAGCCCGacaataaattgtatttttctagTGGATCTTCGAAGAACAATACGTCTACTGAAGCGAAGAGAGAATCTGAAAACCCAGTTTTTCAGTTTGAGTCTTCTAAGGAAATTCAAGTTGAACATGATAGCAGAGCAACAGCAACACTGGAAACAGAGACTGATTTCTCAAAAGATTCTCGAGCATTCCGTGAGAAAGCTCTTAAGCAGGCGGAGGAGGCTTTgaaagggaaaggaaagagCTCTGGAGATGACAAGTTGTATAAAGGGATCCATGGATATACTGATTACAAGGCTGGTTTCCGAAGAGAGCAAACAATTTCCAGTGAGAAAGCTGGTGGGGCACATGGGCCTTTGAGGGCTTCTGCTCACATTAGAGTTTCGGCAAGATTTGATTATCAGCCAGATATATGTAAGGATTACAAAGAGACTGGTTACTGTGGATATGGAGATTCATGCAAGTTTATGCATGATCGAGGGGATTACAAGTCTGGATGGCAGATAGAGAAGGAGTGGGAGGAAGCAGAGAAAGCAAGGAAGAGAAATCTAGCTTTGGGAGTAGATGATGTGGATGATGGGGGTGTAGACCCTggtgatgaagatgatgatgattcGTTGCCCTTTGCATGTTTCATTTGTAGGCAGCCTTTTGTCGATCCTGTACTAACCAAGTGCAAGCACTATTTCTGTGAGCATTGCGCATTAAAG cATCATTCGAAGAACAAGAAATGCTTTGTTTGCAATCAGCCAACTCTTGGCATTTTCAATACAGCTCATGAAATACGCAAAAGGATGGCTGCGGAGGGTAAATAA
- the LOC133862329 gene encoding zinc finger CCCH domain-containing protein 1-like isoform X2: protein MADSGENQQPEQVCNFFRKPSRNKNIRKRTVDEDEEEDSKTEGSFLHSQKKTLKPDNKLYFSSGSSKNNTSTEAKRESENPVFQFESSKEIQVEHDSRATATLETETDFSKDSRAFREKALKQAEEALKGKGKSSGDDKLYKGIHGYTDYKAGFRREQTISSEKAGGAHGPLRASAHIRVSARFDYQPDICKDYKETGYCGYGDSCKFMHDRGDYKSGWQIEKEWEEAEKARKRNLALGVDDVDDGGVDPGDEDDDDSLPFACFICRQPFVDPVLTKCKHYFSSFEEQEMLCLQSANSWHFQYSS from the exons atgGCTGATTCAGGGGAAAATCAACAGCCCGAACAAG TCTGCAACTTCTTCAGAAAGCCGTCAAGAAataaaaacatcagaaaacgaACAGTTGATGAAGACGAAGAGGAGGATTCAAAAACAGAAGGCTCATTCTTACATAGTCAGAAGAAAACCTTAAAGCCCGacaataaattgtatttttctagTGGATCTTCGAAGAACAATACGTCTACTGAAGCGAAGAGAGAATCTGAAAACCCAGTTTTTCAGTTTGAGTCTTCTAAGGAAATTCAAGTTGAACATGATAGCAGAGCAACAGCAACACTGGAAACAGAGACTGATTTCTCAAAAGATTCTCGAGCATTCCGTGAGAAAGCTCTTAAGCAGGCGGAGGAGGCTTTgaaagggaaaggaaagagCTCTGGAGATGACAAGTTGTATAAAGGGATCCATGGATATACTGATTACAAGGCTGGTTTCCGAAGAGAGCAAACAATTTCCAGTGAGAAAGCTGGTGGGGCACATGGGCCTTTGAGGGCTTCTGCTCACATTAGAGTTTCGGCAAGATTTGATTATCAGCCAGATATATGTAAGGATTACAAAGAGACTGGTTACTGTGGATATGGAGATTCATGCAAGTTTATGCATGATCGAGGGGATTACAAGTCTGGATGGCAGATAGAGAAGGAGTGGGAGGAAGCAGAGAAAGCAAGGAAGAGAAATCTAGCTTTGGGAGTAGATGATGTGGATGATGGGGGTGTAGACCCTggtgatgaagatgatgatgattcGTTGCCCTTTGCATGTTTCATTTGTAGGCAGCCTTTTGTCGATCCTGTACTAACCAAGTGCAAGCACTATTTCT cATCATTCGAAGAACAAGAAATGCTTTGTTTGCAATCAGCCAACTCTTGGCATTTTCAATACAGCTCATGA